The Virgibacillus phasianinus genome includes a window with the following:
- the pstA gene encoding phosphate ABC transporter permease PstA, translating to MQVIDKDTVKRKTSKRLRKNRLLKWMFFLATLFGIVVLATLLYRIFTQGVGYLDWGFITSFASRFPEEAGIKAAIIGSLWLMAVTAPVSLILGVGTAIYLEEYAKKNKWTRFIQINISNLAGVPSIVFGLLGLTIFVRILEMGRSILAGGLTMSLLILPIIVVAAQEAIRSIPNDQYEASFAMGATKWQTIRRVVLPAAIPGILTGGILALSRAIGETAPLLMIGALTFIAFLPENVWSGFTVMPIQIFNWTSRPQEEFQYAAAAGIIVLLILLILMNSIAVFIRNKFTKRY from the coding sequence ATGCAGGTAATCGACAAAGATACTGTCAAAAGGAAAACTAGCAAACGTTTAAGAAAAAACCGATTGTTGAAATGGATGTTTTTTCTTGCCACGTTATTTGGAATAGTAGTCTTGGCAACACTTTTATATCGTATATTTACGCAAGGTGTAGGTTATTTAGATTGGGGATTTATTACTAGTTTTGCCTCTAGATTTCCTGAGGAAGCCGGAATAAAGGCTGCTATTATAGGATCGCTTTGGTTAATGGCAGTCACAGCACCAGTTTCCTTAATTTTAGGAGTTGGCACAGCAATTTATTTAGAAGAGTACGCAAAAAAGAACAAGTGGACTCGTTTTATTCAAATAAACATCTCAAATTTAGCCGGGGTACCGTCAATTGTATTTGGACTGCTCGGATTAACCATTTTTGTGCGGATACTTGAAATGGGACGAAGTATTTTGGCAGGAGGTCTTACCATGAGCTTGCTAATACTACCAATCATCGTGGTGGCCGCTCAGGAAGCAATTCGTTCAATTCCAAATGATCAGTACGAGGCTTCATTCGCAATGGGGGCAACGAAATGGCAAACCATTCGTCGTGTTGTACTTCCAGCAGCAATTCCAGGTATTTTAACTGGAGGCATATTAGCTTTATCCCGGGCTATAGGTGAAACAGCACCATTGTTAATGATAGGTGCCTTAACCTTCATTGCATTTTTACCGGAAAATGTTTGGTCTGGATTCACCGTAATGCCAATCCAAATTTTTAACTGGACTAGCAGACCGCAAGAAGAGTTTCAATATGCAGCGGCGGCAGGAATTATTGTCTTGTTGATTTTGTTAATCCTCATGAATTCCATTGCAGTATTCATTCGAAATAAGTTTACAAAAAGATATTAA
- a CDS encoding 5-formyltetrahydrofolate cyclo-ligase, which yields MEKSKLRNQGIKYLKSLSKEEKISIEEKLTYELVNSDLWKQSSSIGVTISQGFEWDTRGIIETAWKENKLVSVPKCDPVHKKLTFYHLHTYEQLEVVYYNLKEPNPDNSQAIDKNSIELLLVPGLLFNKHGYRIGFGGGYYDRFLADFPNSTASLVSDGQFEHEIPVEKYDLPVNYIVTEQGILL from the coding sequence ATGGAGAAATCCAAGCTGCGGAATCAAGGCATAAAATACCTAAAGTCATTGTCAAAAGAAGAAAAGATTTCTATCGAAGAAAAGCTTACTTACGAATTAGTAAATTCTGACCTGTGGAAGCAGTCATCGTCGATTGGAGTCACTATATCACAGGGGTTTGAGTGGGATACTAGGGGCATTATTGAAACTGCATGGAAAGAAAACAAACTTGTATCTGTTCCAAAATGTGACCCGGTACATAAGAAACTTACCTTTTATCATTTACATACATATGAGCAATTGGAAGTTGTATACTACAACTTAAAGGAGCCGAATCCGGATAATTCACAGGCTATAGATAAAAATTCAATTGAACTGTTACTAGTACCTGGATTACTCTTTAATAAACATGGGTATCGGATCGGATTTGGCGGTGGTTATTACGATCGATTCTTAGCCGACTTTCCAAATTCTACTGCTTCATTGGTAAGCGATGGTCAATTCGAACACGAAATCCCTGTGGAAAAATATGATCTACCGGTTAATTATATTGTTACTGAACAAGGAATTCTTCTGTAG
- the phoU gene encoding phosphate signaling complex protein PhoU, whose amino-acid sequence MLTRESFEEQLITLKSELMELGDLAKFALDQSIQALENQNVDLALQVIDEDAKINLLEEEIDEHATWLIAKEQPLASDLRKNIAVMKVTTDIERIGDLAVNIAKSVIRIGKSEFIEPLNKIPKMALMAQEMIDCILKAFNEEDIYQAREIAEKDDEVDKMYGGLVAELMELMTKNPTYVAQIIQLSFICRYLERVADHATNISEAIIYLVKGKRYDLNK is encoded by the coding sequence ATTTTGACTAGAGAAAGCTTTGAAGAGCAATTAATAACGTTAAAGTCCGAGTTAATGGAGCTTGGTGACCTAGCCAAGTTTGCTTTGGACCAATCAATCCAAGCACTTGAAAACCAGAATGTTGATCTCGCATTACAGGTTATTGACGAGGATGCTAAAATAAATTTGTTAGAAGAAGAAATTGATGAGCATGCAACCTGGTTAATTGCAAAGGAACAGCCTTTGGCGTCGGACCTCCGGAAAAACATTGCCGTTATGAAGGTCACAACTGACATAGAGCGAATTGGGGACCTTGCTGTTAACATTGCCAAGTCTGTTATCCGTATTGGAAAATCGGAATTTATAGAGCCACTTAATAAAATTCCTAAAATGGCATTAATGGCGCAGGAAATGATAGATTGTATACTAAAGGCATTCAATGAAGAAGATATTTATCAAGCACGGGAAATTGCGGAAAAAGATGATGAAGTTGATAAAATGTACGGTGGGCTTGTTGCTGAATTAATGGAATTAATGACCAAGAATCCTACGTATGTAGCTCAAATCATCCAACTGTCGTTTATCTGCCGATATTTAGAACGAGTGGCTGACCATGCAACAAATATATCTGAGGCCATCATTTATTTGGTAAAAGGAAAAAGATATGACCTGAATAAGTGA
- a CDS encoding MFS transporter yields the protein MHTYKEYIINKIKENTDLTFLLVIGGLYSLGLFLSNTFVNIYLWKQSGDYVTIALYNLGIYIFQPITFVIAGKMAKKVDRIFVLRLGVIFLSLFFLSVLFIGDSAASYHIYLGSLLGIGFGFYWLAFNVLTFEITEPDTRDVFNGFLGVLQSFGGMIGPLIAGIIIAKMDQNFGYKTIFTVSFLMFIGAVICSFFLSKRKADGAYHFKRILHERKHNKNWRRILNAHVFQGFREGIFLFVIAIWVFIATGSEFALGMFNLFLSGLSFVFYFLATKFIKPNLRKKAILIGAIILYLSVYIIIFNVNYSLLIVYAVIIGIAYPIINVPYASLTYDVIGKAWRARDLRIEYIVVRELYVNAGRVVSIGAFLVAVTFIAPEKIIPILLITFGAGHLFIYFFIKDIYLVKNDKEEVMKKEELPDEKNR from the coding sequence ATGCATACTTATAAAGAATATATCATAAATAAAATAAAGGAAAATACGGACCTGACCTTTTTGTTGGTAATAGGCGGCCTTTATTCCCTTGGGCTATTTTTATCCAATACATTCGTAAACATTTATCTATGGAAGCAATCTGGAGATTATGTCACAATAGCACTTTACAATTTGGGAATTTATATCTTTCAGCCTATTACCTTTGTGATTGCTGGAAAGATGGCAAAAAAAGTTGATCGGATTTTCGTTTTACGACTAGGGGTAATTTTCTTATCTCTATTTTTTTTGAGCGTATTATTTATAGGTGATTCAGCCGCTTCCTACCATATTTATCTGGGAAGTCTGCTTGGAATCGGATTTGGCTTTTACTGGCTGGCATTTAACGTGTTAACATTTGAAATCACGGAACCGGATACAAGAGATGTCTTTAATGGGTTTCTAGGTGTTTTGCAATCATTCGGCGGAATGATTGGACCATTAATAGCTGGTATTATCATTGCAAAAATGGATCAGAACTTTGGTTATAAAACTATTTTTACGGTTTCATTTTTAATGTTTATTGGAGCAGTAATTTGCAGTTTTTTTCTTAGCAAAAGAAAGGCCGATGGCGCCTATCATTTTAAACGGATCCTTCATGAACGAAAACATAATAAGAATTGGAGGAGAATTTTAAATGCCCATGTTTTTCAAGGGTTTAGAGAGGGCATATTTTTATTCGTCATTGCGATTTGGGTGTTTATTGCGACGGGAAGTGAATTTGCATTAGGTATGTTTAATTTGTTTTTATCTGGACTTTCCTTTGTGTTTTACTTTCTGGCAACAAAGTTTATAAAACCAAATTTACGTAAAAAGGCAATTTTGATTGGTGCAATCATACTCTACCTTTCCGTTTACATCATTATCTTCAATGTGAATTACTCGCTTTTAATCGTTTATGCTGTAATTATTGGAATTGCATACCCAATAATCAACGTTCCCTATGCTTCGTTGACATACGACGTAATCGGAAAAGCGTGGAGGGCACGGGATTTGCGTATTGAATATATCGTTGTCCGTGAATTATATGTTAATGCTGGCAGGGTAGTATCAATTGGTGCTTTCTTAGTAGCTGTTACATTTATTGCACCGGAAAAGATTATCCCAATACTTTTAATAACATTTGGCGCTGGGCATCTCTTCATTTATTTCTTTATCAAAGATATTTACCTTGTAAAAAATGATAAAGAAGAAGTGATGAAAAAAGAAGAGCTCCCGGACGAAAAAAATCGGTAA
- a CDS encoding superoxide dismutase: MAKFELPELPYAYDALEPTIDKETMNIHHTKHHNTYVTKLNGALEGHSDLQDKSLNDLVASLDSVPQDIRTAVRNNGGGHANHSLFWKVLSPNGGGEPSGELADKINGTFGSFDKFKEQFENAAKTRFGSGWAWLVVNNGELEVISTPNQDNPLMEGKTPVLGLDVWEHAYYLKYQNKRPEYVSAFWNVVNWDEVTKNYNEAK, from the coding sequence ATGGCTAAATTTGAATTACCAGAACTACCTTACGCGTACGATGCTTTAGAACCAACAATTGATAAAGAAACGATGAACATTCATCATACAAAGCATCACAATACTTATGTAACAAAATTAAATGGTGCTTTGGAAGGGCATTCTGATCTACAAGATAAATCATTGAATGATTTAGTTGCAAGTTTGGATTCAGTACCACAAGATATCCGTACGGCTGTCCGTAACAATGGTGGTGGACATGCGAATCATAGTTTATTCTGGAAAGTTCTTTCACCTAACGGCGGTGGCGAACCATCCGGCGAACTAGCTGATAAAATTAACGGTACTTTTGGCAGCTTCGACAAGTTTAAAGAACAATTTGAAAATGCTGCAAAAACACGTTTTGGATCAGGTTGGGCTTGGTTAGTCGTTAACAATGGTGAACTTGAAGTAATCAGCACTCCTAACCAGGATAACCCATTGATGGAAGGTAAGACTCCTGTTTTAGGTCTAGATGTTTGGGAGCATGCTTACTACCTTAAATATCAAAACAAACGTCCTGAATACGTTTCTGCATTTTGGAATGTAGTTAACTGGGATGAAGTTACGAAGAATTATAACGAAGCTAAGTAA
- a CDS encoding endolytic transglycosylase MltG → MKQPVRAFSIGLFAAGIILLAIFLYFDTPQNNTDNISQQEMIKAIEEDGYQVLSEDEYISLSVNNEPPKDQKNESKTKDKDKEQEKDQTDDTKSKQKEQDTKDKEKKEVKKFTLKVEPGLASSSISSILEENGVIDNASKFNKYLEENDYSQYVQLGTFELTTDMTFNQIAEAITN, encoded by the coding sequence ATGAAACAACCTGTTCGCGCATTTTCTATCGGACTGTTTGCAGCTGGAATCATTTTGTTAGCTATCTTTCTTTACTTTGATACTCCGCAAAACAATACGGATAATATTTCCCAACAGGAAATGATCAAGGCGATTGAGGAAGATGGATACCAAGTATTAAGTGAAGATGAATATATTTCTCTTTCTGTTAATAATGAACCACCAAAAGATCAGAAGAATGAATCAAAAACTAAAGATAAAGATAAAGAACAAGAAAAAGATCAAACAGACGATACCAAATCTAAACAAAAAGAGCAAGACACAAAAGATAAAGAGAAAAAAGAAGTTAAGAAATTCACATTAAAGGTTGAACCCGGTCTTGCGTCTTCTTCCATAAGTTCCATTTTGGAAGAAAATGGGGTCATTGATAATGCTAGTAAGTTTAATAAGTATTTGGAAGAAAATGATTATAGCCAATATGTTCAACTGGGAACATTCGAATTAACAACAGATATGACTTTCAACCAAATTGCGGAGGCCATTACAAATTAA
- a CDS encoding ThiF family adenylyltransferase, with protein sequence MVSNRYSRQLLFHPIQHSGQEKLQKSSVLIVGLGALGTVICNHLVRAGVGRVRIIDRDYVELSNLQRQMLYDEEDVKEALPKAVAAKSKLKKINSSTVIDAIVGNVTAENIDPLLDGIDVVMDGTDNLSTRFILNDGCFKHQIPFSYGGVVSSRGMQAFFIPDKTPCLRCLIQESANDGQTCDTVGVIAPAVDMVSSLQVTETIKYLTGNEKVLRNTLRTFDIWVNNQYDINLSKPKKDCPTCQNREFPSLRRKAEDEETVLCGRNTVQIHQRKALDLKKWQKKLMPVASVKQTPFLLKAQFDDEISFVLFPDGRVLVQGTEDTITARSWYDRYIGS encoded by the coding sequence ATGGTTTCCAATCGTTATTCCAGGCAGTTATTATTTCATCCAATTCAACATTCTGGTCAAGAAAAATTACAAAAAAGCAGTGTACTTATTGTGGGATTAGGTGCGCTTGGCACAGTTATTTGTAACCATTTAGTCCGTGCCGGTGTGGGCAGAGTCCGAATAATAGATAGAGATTATGTTGAACTTTCTAATTTGCAAAGGCAAATGTTATACGATGAAGAGGATGTGAAGGAAGCACTGCCAAAAGCAGTAGCTGCCAAAAGCAAACTAAAAAAAATAAATAGTTCAACCGTAATTGATGCAATTGTTGGCAATGTAACAGCTGAAAATATTGATCCGCTACTGGATGGAATTGACGTTGTAATGGATGGGACCGACAATCTATCCACAAGATTTATTTTAAATGATGGCTGCTTTAAGCATCAGATACCATTTTCTTATGGGGGAGTTGTCAGTTCTAGGGGAATGCAAGCATTTTTTATACCTGACAAGACACCATGCTTGCGTTGTTTGATTCAGGAATCTGCAAATGATGGACAAACATGTGATACTGTTGGTGTAATTGCACCTGCAGTTGATATGGTTTCCTCATTGCAGGTCACAGAAACGATAAAATATTTAACGGGTAATGAAAAGGTACTGCGAAATACACTTCGAACCTTTGATATTTGGGTTAACAATCAATATGACATCAACTTATCCAAGCCTAAAAAAGATTGTCCGACATGTCAAAATAGGGAATTTCCTTCATTGAGAAGAAAGGCAGAAGATGAAGAAACTGTACTTTGCGGAAGGAATACAGTACAAATTCACCAACGGAAAGCATTAGATCTGAAAAAATGGCAAAAAAAATTGATGCCTGTAGCCTCCGTTAAACAAACACCATTCCTGCTTAAGGCACAATTTGATGATGAAATTTCATTTGTCCTATTTCCCGATGGCCGTGTTCTCGTCCAGGGGACGGAAGATACAATTACAGCCAGATCATGGTATGATCGATATATTGGTTCCTGA
- a CDS encoding peptidoglycan D,D-transpeptidase FtsI family protein has protein sequence MVKKKKKRAQLPFRLNILFFVVFLLFSALIMKLGVVQIVQGENYQEEINRTIKDTTKIPVPRGRILDRNHNVVVGNKPLYSITYTPEKGTTAEERLEVAEKLAPFIDMQPEDDELTERNKKEYWYLKHEDEATKRLSDKEVEKLDNSEAYQTTLDRITKEEISNFTKEQKEIINIKKELDQAYSLTPHVVKNEDVTPEEYAKVAEHLDMLPGINATTDWERTHPYDETLRSIFGSITTREQGIPKEKKDYYITRGYSRNDRVGISGLEQEYESVLRGRKEQIQYTTNKNGVIVDSNVVVEGERGKDVVLTIDMELQKKVDSIIKDEMKKAYAEDPYGNRDMDDAYAIVIDPQTGELLAVSGQHYDREEKEFSNNAYNTLYSAFRAGSTVKGATVLSGYESGVIEPGQTFFDAPIKIKGTPEKSSYQNESLGLVNDYTALQKSSNVYMFYIAMRMLGDFDYERNAPLQIESVDDAFLDFRNYFSQFGLGVPTGVDFPFESLGYEGDNIAGKLLDFAIGQYDTYTPMQLAQYVSTIANDGYRVRPRFLKAVHKPTPDEDQLGAVSKSKNTDVLNRITMDQDLLERVQEGFRRVYQEPGGTAYSYFADKEYTSAGKTGTAESTVFYRDEEGNIVDSREASNLALVGYAPYENPEVAFAIVVPNTGGEYHINDYIGERILDTYFDLKEKREGEGKEEVTNKEDN, from the coding sequence ATGGTCAAAAAGAAAAAGAAGCGCGCTCAACTTCCTTTTCGCTTGAATATATTATTCTTTGTTGTGTTTTTATTGTTTTCTGCTTTGATTATGAAACTTGGTGTTGTGCAAATTGTGCAGGGGGAAAATTATCAAGAAGAAATAAATCGAACTATCAAAGATACAACAAAAATTCCAGTTCCAAGGGGAAGAATTTTGGACCGAAATCATAATGTAGTTGTTGGTAATAAGCCACTATATTCAATTACATACACACCTGAAAAGGGGACCACCGCTGAGGAACGGCTGGAAGTTGCGGAAAAGTTAGCACCATTCATAGATATGCAGCCGGAAGACGATGAACTGACAGAAAGAAATAAGAAAGAGTATTGGTATTTAAAGCACGAGGATGAGGCCACTAAGCGACTTTCCGATAAAGAAGTTGAAAAACTGGACAATAGTGAGGCATACCAAACAACTCTTGATCGAATCACAAAAGAAGAAATTAGTAATTTTACCAAGGAACAAAAAGAAATAATAAATATTAAAAAAGAACTGGACCAAGCCTATTCACTTACACCACATGTTGTCAAAAATGAAGATGTGACACCTGAGGAATATGCAAAAGTTGCCGAACACTTGGATATGCTTCCTGGAATAAATGCAACAACTGACTGGGAGCGGACACATCCGTATGATGAAACGTTGCGAAGTATTTTTGGCTCGATAACTACAAGAGAACAAGGTATCCCAAAGGAAAAGAAAGATTATTATATTACAAGGGGATACAGTCGCAATGACAGAGTCGGAATAAGCGGTTTGGAACAAGAATATGAAAGTGTTCTGCGAGGGAGAAAGGAACAAATCCAGTACACCACAAATAAAAATGGAGTGATTGTCGATTCCAATGTGGTTGTTGAAGGTGAACGCGGCAAAGATGTTGTGTTAACAATTGATATGGAACTTCAGAAAAAAGTGGATAGTATCATTAAGGATGAAATGAAGAAAGCATATGCGGAAGATCCTTATGGAAATCGTGATATGGATGATGCATACGCAATCGTCATTGATCCGCAGACCGGGGAACTGCTTGCGGTATCCGGTCAGCATTATGACCGGGAGGAAAAAGAATTCAGTAATAACGCTTATAATACACTGTATTCCGCTTTTAGAGCAGGTTCAACGGTAAAAGGTGCGACAGTGTTATCTGGTTATGAATCAGGCGTTATTGAACCTGGACAAACATTTTTTGATGCGCCGATTAAAATCAAAGGTACACCTGAAAAAAGTTCATATCAAAATGAAAGCTTAGGATTAGTCAATGATTATACTGCACTGCAAAAATCATCCAACGTTTATATGTTCTATATTGCCATGCGCATGCTAGGAGATTTTGATTATGAGCGGAATGCACCATTACAAATAGAGTCTGTGGATGATGCCTTTTTGGACTTCAGGAATTACTTTAGCCAATTTGGATTAGGTGTACCAACTGGAGTTGACTTTCCATTTGAATCATTGGGGTACGAAGGTGATAATATTGCTGGTAAGCTATTGGACTTTGCTATTGGACAGTACGATACTTATACACCTATGCAATTAGCCCAATACGTATCAACAATTGCAAATGATGGCTATCGCGTCCGTCCAAGATTCCTGAAAGCAGTTCATAAGCCTACACCAGATGAGGATCAACTAGGTGCAGTATCCAAAAGCAAGAATACGGATGTACTGAACCGGATCACCATGGATCAGGATTTACTTGAACGAGTTCAGGAAGGCTTCAGAAGGGTTTACCAGGAGCCGGGAGGAACAGCGTACAGCTATTTTGCTGATAAGGAATATACCTCTGCTGGTAAGACAGGAACTGCTGAAAGTACCGTTTTCTATCGGGATGAAGAAGGGAATATAGTTGATTCAAGAGAAGCATCAAACCTTGCTCTTGTTGGCTATGCACCATATGAAAATCCGGAAGTCGCTTTCGCAATCGTTGTACCGAATACCGGTGGAGAATACCATATTAACGATTACATCGGGGAGCGTATTTTAGATACGTATTTCGATCTAAAAGAAAAACGTGAAGGCGAAGGGAAGGAAGAAGTTACGAATAAGGAAGATAATTAA
- a CDS encoding PstS family phosphate ABC transporter substrate-binding protein, with protein sequence MRSRVMALAVVMSLFVLFTAACGNGDGSGNTSASEGGVKKVAVDGSSTVFPIMEAIAEEYSAANPDVRATIGVSGTGGGFEKFIAGETDISNASRPITEEEKKALEEAGIKYTEFKVALDGLSVVVNKENDWVDQLSIEELKKMWTDSSDVKTWADVREGWPEEEIKFFSPGADSGTFDYFDEVVLGGEQIRKDAALSEDDNVLVQGVSGSKNGIGYFGFAYYLENKDSLKVVPIVNKKGKAVTPSQETIQSGEYEPLSRPLYIYVKNEALKDDAVYDFTTYTLENAGKMAEAVGYVALPDSVYDEQLKKIDKIAGK encoded by the coding sequence ATGAGATCAAGAGTTATGGCATTAGCTGTGGTTATGTCCCTATTCGTTTTATTTACGGCCGCTTGTGGAAATGGCGATGGCAGTGGAAATACAAGTGCAAGCGAAGGCGGAGTGAAAAAAGTGGCGGTGGATGGTTCATCGACAGTTTTCCCGATTATGGAGGCTATTGCAGAAGAATATTCAGCAGCTAATCCAGATGTTCGAGCAACTATTGGTGTATCAGGTACTGGTGGAGGGTTTGAAAAGTTTATTGCTGGTGAAACCGATATTTCAAATGCATCTCGGCCGATAACGGAAGAAGAGAAAAAAGCGCTTGAAGAAGCAGGAATTAAATATACGGAATTTAAAGTAGCTCTTGATGGATTGTCGGTTGTTGTAAATAAAGAAAATGACTGGGTGGATCAACTTTCTATAGAAGAATTGAAAAAAATGTGGACTGACAGCAGTGATGTTAAGACATGGGCTGATGTCCGCGAAGGATGGCCAGAAGAAGAAATCAAATTCTTTAGCCCGGGTGCAGACTCAGGTACGTTCGATTACTTTGATGAGGTAGTATTGGGTGGAGAACAAATTCGGAAAGATGCAGCCCTTTCAGAAGATGACAATGTACTTGTTCAGGGCGTTTCTGGATCAAAGAATGGAATTGGGTACTTTGGATTTGCGTATTATCTTGAAAATAAAGATAGCCTAAAGGTTGTACCAATCGTTAACAAGAAAGGAAAAGCAGTAACTCCAAGCCAGGAAACTATTCAGTCTGGTGAGTATGAGCCGCTGTCAAGACCATTATATATCTATGTGAAAAATGAAGCCTTGAAAGATGATGCAGTTTATGATTTTACAACATATACACTTGAAAACGCGGGGAAAATGGCCGAAGCTGTTGGCTACGTAGCACTTCCCGATAGTGTATATGATGAACAGCTTAAAAAGATAGATAAAATAGCTGGTAAATAA
- the pstC gene encoding phosphate ABC transporter permease subunit PstC encodes MSKSVRDMINEKNSNRSILHFTEKAAPLIFLLCAIVSVFTTLGIVFTLLIETITFFNRVSFLEFITSVEWYPFAEGNSSYGILSLVSGTLLITLIAMVVAIPIGLASAIYLSEYATLKVRKIVKPIVEILAGVPTIVYGFFSLTFVTPLLKNIIPELPIFNALSPGIVIGIMIIPMIASLSEDAMNSVPNSMREGALAMGSTRLEVALKVVLPAALSGIIASFVLGISRAIGETMIVAVAAGATPKLTLDVTESIQTMTAYIVQVSLGDAGYGSTIYYSIYAVGMTLFVFTLAMNLLAQYISRRFREEY; translated from the coding sequence ATGTCAAAATCTGTTCGAGATATGATAAATGAAAAAAATTCTAATCGTTCTATACTTCATTTTACAGAGAAAGCAGCACCACTTATCTTTTTGTTATGTGCAATTGTTTCTGTTTTCACAACCTTAGGGATTGTTTTTACATTGCTAATAGAAACGATTACTTTTTTTAATAGGGTTTCTTTTTTAGAATTTATCACAAGTGTAGAATGGTATCCCTTTGCTGAAGGAAACTCGTCCTATGGCATTCTTTCTTTGGTCTCAGGAACACTATTAATTACTTTAATCGCAATGGTGGTAGCAATTCCAATCGGACTTGCATCCGCTATTTATTTAAGCGAATATGCAACCTTAAAAGTTAGAAAAATAGTGAAGCCAATAGTGGAAATTTTAGCGGGAGTGCCAACGATCGTATATGGTTTCTTCTCATTAACATTTGTTACTCCGCTGTTAAAAAACATTATACCAGAACTGCCTATTTTCAATGCATTGAGTCCAGGTATTGTAATTGGCATAATGATAATTCCGATGATTGCTTCCCTATCAGAAGACGCAATGAATTCAGTTCCAAATTCTATGCGTGAAGGTGCACTGGCCATGGGTTCAACTAGATTGGAAGTTGCATTAAAAGTAGTGCTTCCAGCAGCGCTCTCCGGTATTATCGCTTCATTTGTACTTGGAATTTCTCGTGCGATTGGAGAAACAATGATTGTAGCGGTTGCCGCTGGTGCTACGCCGAAACTAACATTAGATGTTACTGAGTCTATTCAAACGATGACAGCATATATTGTACAGGTCAGTTTAGGTGATGCTGGTTATGGATCAACCATTTACTATAGTATTTATGCGGTTGGCATGACATTATTTGTTTTCACACTAGCAATGAATTTATTGGCACAATACATTTCTCGGCGTTTTAGGGAGGAATATTAA
- the pstB gene encoding phosphate ABC transporter ATP-binding protein PstB, translating into MMNTDFNPADKIIYSIQNFNLWYGEKQALKELQFDIPANQVTAIIGPSGCGKSTFIKTLNRMVELVPSVNMAGSILYNEQNIFDPKYKVEELRTNVGMVFQKPNPFPKSVYENVAYGPKIHGIKKKKVLDEIVEKSLKGATLWEEVKDRLTENAFGLSGGQQQRLCIARCLAIEPEVILMDEPTSALDPISTLKVEELVQNLKKEFSIVIVTHNMQQAARISDRTAFFLNGEVVEYSNTDKLFSNPTDKRTEDYITGRFG; encoded by the coding sequence ATGATGAATACGGATTTTAACCCAGCAGATAAAATTATCTATTCTATCCAAAACTTTAACTTATGGTATGGCGAAAAACAGGCGTTAAAAGAACTGCAATTTGATATACCTGCTAATCAGGTAACAGCTATTATCGGCCCATCAGGCTGTGGTAAATCAACCTTCATAAAAACATTAAATCGAATGGTAGAATTAGTTCCCAGTGTAAATATGGCTGGTAGTATCCTGTATAATGAACAAAATATCTTTGATCCGAAATATAAGGTGGAAGAGCTTAGAACAAATGTCGGCATGGTATTTCAAAAACCAAATCCTTTTCCGAAATCAGTTTATGAGAACGTAGCGTATGGGCCAAAAATACATGGCATTAAAAAGAAGAAGGTATTGGATGAAATTGTTGAAAAAAGTTTGAAGGGAGCCACACTATGGGAGGAAGTAAAAGATCGCTTAACCGAAAATGCATTTGGGTTGTCTGGCGGGCAGCAACAACGGCTATGTATTGCTAGATGTTTAGCGATTGAACCAGAAGTCATTTTAATGGATGAACCAACATCGGCGCTAGATCCAATTTCAACGTTGAAGGTGGAAGAACTAGTGCAGAATCTTAAAAAGGAATTCAGCATTGTAATAGTTACGCATAATATGCAACAGGCAGCGAGAATTTCAGATAGAACGGCATTCTTTCTAAACGGTGAAGTAGTAGAGTACAGCAATACAGATAAACTTTTTTCTAATCCTACTGATAAACGTACGGAAGATTACATTACCGGCCGTTTTGGATAG
- the rpmG gene encoding 50S ribosomal protein L33, whose translation MRVNITLACTESGERNYITTKNKRTNPERIELMKYCPRLKKHTLHRETK comes from the coding sequence ATGCGAGTAAACATTACTTTAGCTTGTACTGAATCTGGTGAACGTAACTATATTACAACAAAAAATAAGCGTACTAATCCTGAACGTATTGAGCTTATGAAATATTGCCCACGTCTTAAAAAGCACACACTTCACCGTGAAACTAAATAA